One Anaerobranca gottschalkii DSM 13577 genomic window carries:
- a CDS encoding ABC transporter ATP-binding protein — VGRTGAGKTTIINLLTRFYEINGGKILIDGQDIKNYTRESLRKSFGIVLQDTYLFSGTIRENIRYGKLSATDHEVEQAARLAYAHNFIKKLPRGYDTILSESGSNLSSGQKQLIAIARAILADPAILILDEATSNIDTRTEIYVQRGMWELMKNRTSFIIAHRLSTIRDADIIMVIDKGQIVEMGDHNTLMAKKGVYYKLYNIQFKNIAI; from the coding sequence TTGTTGGAAGAACAGGTGCAGGAAAAACTACTATAATTAACTTACTAACAAGGTTTTATGAAATAAATGGGGGGAAAATACTAATTGATGGGCAGGATATAAAAAACTATACAAGGGAAAGTTTGCGAAAATCCTTTGGTATTGTATTACAAGATACTTACCTTTTTTCTGGAACAATTAGGGAAAATATCAGATATGGGAAATTATCGGCAACAGATCATGAAGTAGAACAAGCTGCCAGACTAGCTTATGCCCATAATTTTATTAAAAAATTACCTAGAGGTTATGATACAATATTATCTGAAAGTGGGAGCAACTTAAGTAGTGGTCAAAAACAGTTAATTGCAATTGCCAGGGCAATATTAGCAGATCCGGCAATTTTAATATTAGATGAGGCCACTAGTAATATAGATACCCGGACAGAAATTTATGTACAAAGGGGAATGTGGGAACTGATGAAAAACCGTACAAGTTTTATCATAGCCCACCGGTTAAGTACCATTAGGGATGCCGACATAATTATGGTAATAGATAAAGGACAAATAGTAGAAATGGGAGATCACAATACTTTAATGGCAAAAAAAGGAGTATATTATAAGCTCTATAATATTCAATTCAAAAATATTGCAATTTAA